DNA sequence from the Trueperaceae bacterium genome:
GCCTCTTTCGCCGTGCACCACGACCCCGCCGGGCCCGGTGATTTCGCCACGGCCCTGGTAGCGCTTCACCCGATTCTTCTTGAAGAGGAACGCTACCCCGTCGGTGTTCGCCTTGACGACTTCGTCCTTCCGCTTGAGCATCCGCGGCAGGTCGAGCTTGACGTTCTTCACCAGGACACCGTGCTTCTCGAGACCGTTCTGCGCCTCGAAGAAGCGCTCGCTGGACTCCAGCATCGCCTTCGACGGTATGCAGCCGACGCGGACGCAGGTTCCCCCCAGGGTTTCTTCCTGTTCCACGCAGGCGACATCGAAGCCCAGCTGGGCTGCTCGGATCGCAGCGACATAACCGCCTGGGCCGCCGCCGATGATTATCACGTCGTGCTTGGGCATGTTCTCCTCCGGCGAGGCCGCTGCCGGCCCCATTCTCCGCTGTGAGGCGCTGTGTACTAGACCTCCAGCAGCATCCGCGTGGGACGCTCGATCGCCTCCTTGATCCGCTTGAGGAAGGTGACGGCTTCCCGCCCGTCCACGATCCGATGGTCGTAGGTGAGGGCGACGTACATCATCGGCCGGATCTCTACCTTGCCGTCGATGGCCACAGGCCGTTCCTGGATCGTGTGCATACCTAGGACGCCGGACTGAGGCGGGTTGACGATCGGCGTCGACATGAGCGAGCCGAAGACGCCACCGTTGGAGATGGTGAACGTCCCGCCCTGCAACTCCTCGGGGGCGATCCTGTTCGCCTGGGCTCGAACCCCGAAATCACCGATCGCGCTCTCGATCTCGGCGAACGACATCCGCTCGGCGTTGCGCAACACCGGTACGACCAGACCCTTCGGCGTCGAGACGGCGACGCCGATGTCGTAGTAGTTCTTGTAGACGATGCTCTGATCGCGAATCTCGGCGTTGAGCTGAGGGATGCTCTTGAGCGCGTCGATAGCGGCCTTGACGAAGAACGACATGAAGCCCAGCCGCACATCGTAGCGCTTCTCGAAAGCCTCGCGGTACTCCTTGCGCAGTTGCATGACCTGGCTCATGTCGATCTCGTTGAAGGTGGTGAGCAGGGCCGCATTGCGCTGCGCCTCGACGAGCCGTTCGGCGATGCGGCGGCGGAGTGGGCTCATCGGCACCACTTCCTCCTCACGCTCGCCGGCCGCGGCCGGAGCGGGAGCGTTTTCGGTAGCGGCCGGTCGGGTCGATCCGGTCGCCGGCGCTTCGCTCTTGGCGGACGCCAGGTGCCGTTGCACGTCCTCCTTGAGGAGTCTGCCGCCCGGTCCGCTCGCCTCTACCTCTTCCGCCCGCAGGCCGTGCTCGTCGAGGAGCCTACGAGCGGCGGGCATGACCAACGGAGCTCCTTTGGCCGCCACGCCGCTTTCGACAGCGGAGCGTGCGGCGGCGGACGGTTCCTCGGCCTGCTTGGGCGCCGACTTGGGCGATTCGGCTTGTTGCGGCGCCGACCTGGCTGGATCGGCTTGCTGGGGCGACGACCTCACTGGTTCGGCTTGCCCGGCCGCGCCCTCCTCGATGTGAGCGATCACCTCTTCGACCTGGGCCGACTCGCCCTGCTTCTTCAGTACCTTCGTCAGCTTGCCTGCTACCGGGGCTGGAACCTCGACCGTCGCCTTGTCGGTCTCTACCTCGACCAACGGTTCGTCTTGAGCTACGGCGTCGCCCTCCTTCTTCAGCCAGGTACCGATGAATACCTCGGAAACCGACTCGCCGACGGCGGGCACTTTCAGTTCAACAGCCATGTCTGCTCCTCGTATGACGTAGGTGACGTCGCTCGCCCAGTTCCCCGCACGTTACCCGATACAGCGGTGCTGGCGCCCCTGAGGGAGGTTTCGCCCTCGCCTCCACTGAGGCCTCGCAACTCGGACCGCTCCCGCTCGCGCTGCTCACCGTGCCATCGTTTCGAACGCGGCCCGGATGATCTCGGCCTGCTCGATCCTGTGGCTGCTCGCCGAACCGGTAGCCGGGCTCGCCGAGGGCGGCCGGTACACGCCCCAGAACGGCCTCCCGTAAAGGGTGTGACCCCAATGTATCCGTAGGAAACGCCACGCGCCCATGTTCTCCGGTTCCTCCTGGACCCAGACGACCGGGACGTCATCGCGGTAACCGGCGAGCACCTCCTGGAGCCTCCCGTCTGGCGTGGGGTAGATCTGCTCGAGGCGAACGATCGCCACGTCTTCGAGGCCACGCTCCTCCCGTTCCGCGAGCAGCTCGAAGTAGATCTTGCCGGAGCAGAGGAGCACCCGGCGGGCCGAAGCTTGATCGACGGAGTCGTCGGGGATGACGTGACGGAAAGCGCCGTCCGCCAGTTCTTCGAGCGTCGAGACCGAACGCTGGTGGCGCAGCAGGCTCTTGGGACTCATGACGACGAGCGGCTTGCGGTATGGCCGCAACGCCTGACGACGTAGCAGGTGGAAGTGTTGGGCCGGGGTGGTCGGGTAGACGACCTGCATGTTGTCCTCGGCGCAAAGCTGGAGGAAACGCTCGAGCCTGGCGCTCGAGTGCTCGGGGCCCGAACCCTCGAAACCGTGGGGCAGCAGCATCACGAGGCCCGAGAGGCGGCCCCACTTGTCCTCGGCCGAGGCGATGAATTGGTCGATGATCACCTGCGCCGCGTTGTTGAAGTCGCCGTACTGAGCCTCCCACACCACCAGGGCGTCGGGCCAGTCGAGGCTGTAGCCGTACTCGAAGCCCAGTACCCCGGTCTCTGATAGGGGACTGTTGTAGATCTTCACCGGCGCCTGGGTCTCGCTCAGATGCTGCAGGGGCACGTAGGTGCCGTTGCCGTTGACATCGTGCAGTACCGCATGGCGGTGGCTGAAGGTGCCGCGTTCGCTATCCTGGCCGGTAAGCCTTACCCTGAAGCCGGCCTCGGCCAGGCTGCCCAGCGCTACCGCTTCGGCAGCGGCCCAGTCGAACGGGCGCTCCCCACGGGCCATCTCGACTCTCTGCCCCAGCAACCGCACGATCTTGGAATTGGCCTCGAAGCCGTCCGGGACCTGCGACAAGCGCTCCAGGATGCTCTTCACCTGGGCCCTGGGAAGCCCGGTCTCGACCTCGGGAACGTCCTCGTCCTTGCCGCCCCGGTACGGTTCCCAGACCCCTTCGCCTGCTGAGTAGTGGGGCCGGTAGTCCTCACGCCTTGCCTCGGAGAGCTCCTGCTCGAGCTGTTCGCGGCGCTGCTCCACGATCCGGTCGGCCTCGCCGCTGCCGATCTCGCCGGTCGCGAGCAGCCGCTTCAGATAGCCGTCCCGTACCGTCGGTCGTTCGCGGATCTTGCGATACATGTCGGGTTGCGTGAAGGCCGGTTCGTCGCCCTCGTTGTGACCGTGCCGCCGGTAGGCGTACATGTCGATGACGACGTCGCGGCGGAACTCGCGTCGGAAGTCCATCGCCAGTTCGATGGTCTGGGCCACCGCTTCCGGGTCCTCGCCGTTCACGTGGAAGATGGGGCTCTGCAGCATCTTGGCGATGTCGCTGGCGTAGGTGGTGGAGCGGCCCTGTTCGGGTCCGGTGGTGAAGCCGAGCTGGTTGTTGACTATCACGTGCAGCGCCCCGCCGATCCGGTACCCCGGGAGTTCGGAGAGGTTGAGCGACTCCTGCACGACCCCTTCACCTATGAACGAGGCGTCGCCGTGGATGAGGATGGCCAGAGCCTTCTCGCGCTCCTCGTCCCCGATCCTGTCCTGCTTCGCCCTGGTACGGCCCAAAGCCACCGGGTTTACGAACTCGAGGTGCGAGGGGTTGAAGCAGAGGGACAGGTGGACCTTGGCGCCCTCCGAGGTGAGCCAGTCACCCGAGTAGCCCAGGTGGTACTTGACGTCGCCGCGTCCCCGGTTCATCTCGGGATCGAGGTCCTCGAACTCGCGGAAGATCACCCTCGGGCTCTTCCCCATGATGTTCGCCAGTACGTTCAGGCGGCCCCGGTGAGCCATCGCCAGGATGACCTCCGAGGTGCCCTGGTTGCCCGCCTTCTCGATGGCCATGTCGAGCAGTGGGATGAGGCTCTCGCTTCCCTCGAGAGAGAAGCGTTTCGCGCCAACGAACTTCTTCTGGATGAACTCCTCGAAGATCTCGGCGTCGGTCAGCTTGGTCAGTATCCGCAACTGGGTGTCGCGCGAGAGGTCGAGCCTGTTCCGGCTCTGCTCCATCCGGGCCTGCAGCCAAGTCCGCACCTGCAGGTTGTCGATGTGCATGAACTGGGCGCCGATGGAGCGGGTATAGGTGACCTTGAGCGCTTCGATGAGTTCGCCGAGGGTGTGCACGGCCGGCATGTTGTCGGCGAGGACGGGGCGTTGCATGTCGGCGTCGGTGAAGCCGTAGTAGGCGGGGTCCAGTTCGGGCAGCGCTATCGTCTCACGACCGAGCGGGTTGATCTTCGCTATCCGGTGCCCGCGCACCCGGTAGTTGCGCACGAGTTTGTCGACCCGGTGCTGGAGCGCCGCGGCGTCGTCTTGCCCGGGCGTGGCGAGCACCCTGGCGCCAGCGTTGAAGAGGCTGCTGGGTCGGAACTGCGGTTGGAGACGGAAATGACCAGCGAAGCCGTTGCCGGCAGCCTGCCCGTTGGCTGCGCCGGCGAAGTAGGTTCGCCACTCTTCCGGTACCGAGGCCGGATCGTCGAGGTAGGCCGCGTACATCTCCTCGACGAAGGCCAGGCTGGAACTGTTCATGGTGACGTCTGCCTGACTCATGTTGTCATCTGACTTGGACTGTCGCTTCCTTCCTCCGCCGGTTCAGTACCGGCGACGCCCGTAACACGGACATCGTTCAGTTTCTGGCACGAGCGCATAGTAACAGGCGCGCTCGACCGCGGACCATCCGTTCCTGAGGGCTCGTCCGCCTCACCTCATGTCCCCTTGTAGCACCCAATCTGAGCACTCGGTGCCGCATATCTTACGGTCGCGGGCTGCCGCCTCCGGAGGCCACGGGGTAGATTGATCCGGTGGCCCACCTGGTGACCCTGGGAGAGTTGCTGGTCGACTTCATCGCCCACGAAGCCGGCGTGCCGGCAGGCGAAGCGACCAGTTGGAGCGCCCTTCCCGGCGGCGCACCCGCCAACGTGGCGGTGGGTGCGGCCCGGCTCGGGGTTCCCACCTCGTTCCTGGGCAAGGTAGGCGACGATCCGTTCGGCAGGATGCTGGAGCGCGCCCTCGCTGCCGAAGGGGTGGAAACGAGCGGGCTGCGCTTCGAGAAGGGCGCTCGAACAGCGTTGGCCTTCGTGAGCCTGGGCGATGATGGCGAGCGGTCGTTCCACTTCTACCGGCACCCCTCGGCCGACATGCTCTATCGCCCCGACGAGGTCGACCTGGAGGCGGTGAGGCAGGCGCGGGTACTGCACTTCGGCAGCATCAGCCTCATCGCCGAGCCGTCCCGAAGTGCGACGCTGGCAGCGGTGGAAGCCGCCAGGGAGGCGGGTGTGACGGTTACCTTCGACCCCAACCTGCGCCTCGACCTGTGGCCGGGGGCCGATGAGGCCCTCAGCGGGATCTTCGCGGCTATGGGGCAAGCCCACGTCGTGAAACTGAGCGAGGAGGAACTCGAGTTCGTCGCGGGGGGCGTCGGCGAGACTTATGCCCGGGAGTTGGCACGAGAGCTTGACCTCCTCGTGATCACCCGCGCAGCGAAAGGCGCCTTGTTGATAGCCGGGGACACGACACAGGAGGTACCTGCCTTCGAGACGAACGTGGTGGACACGACCGGCGCGGGAGACTCGTTCATGGCGGCACTCGTTGCCGGCATCGTCGCGAACCCGGGAATCGCGGAGCAGCCCGAGGCATTAAGGGAGGTGGCGCTTCGAGCCAACGCCTGCGCGGCCATCACGGTCTCGAGCAGGGGCGCGATCCCCGCGCTTCCCCACGCCGAACGACTCGTGGAGTTCCTCGCTCGTGAGCACGTCACCAAGTAGACTTCGCCAATGACCGTCACCATCGGAGCGATCCGCGAGGCCGCCGAGAGGATCGCGGGAGCGATCTACCCGACGCCCCTCATCCGCCTTCCCCTCGCCGACGAGGCCGAGGAGGTCTTCGTCAAGGCCGAGAACCTGCAACGAACCGGATCGTTCAAGCTCCGGGGGGCATACAACTTCCTCGCCTCGCTCACGCCGGCCGAGCGCGACCGCGGTGTCGTCGCCCACTCCAGCGGCAACCACGCCCAAGGTGTCGCCTGCGCAGCCAGACTGCTGGGGATCGAAGCGACGATAGTCATCCCCGAGGGCGCCCCGCACCTGAAAGTGGAGCGAACCCGCGCGCACGGAGCCGCGATCGTGCGGTGCGGCAACAGCAGCGACGAGAGGGAGCGGGTGGCGAGGGAACTCGTCGAGTCGGAAGGGTACATCCTGGTGCCTCCCTTCGACCATCCGCTCATCGTCGCAGGTCAGGGAACCGTGGGGCTCGAGATCGTTCAGAGCCTGAAGGGCGTCCGGAACGTCCTCGTGCCCGTCGGTGGCGGCGGCCTCTCTGCCGGTGTGGCCACGGCGATCGCCGCGCTCGCCCCCGACGCTCGGGTGATCGGAGTCGAGCCGGAACTGGCAGCCGATGCGAAGGAGTCGCTCGAGGTGGGGCGGCCCGTGTCGTGGTCGGCCGAGGAGGTCACCCGGACGATGGCGGACGGAGTACGAACGCAGCGAATCGGTGACCTCAACTTCGAGATCCTCCGCCGGCTGCTGGCCGGGGTCGTGACCGTGAGCGAGGAGGAGATCGAAGAGACCGCGCGCTGGTACCTGCTGGAGGCGCGTCTCGTCGTCGAGCCTACCGGCGCCCTCAGCCTCGCCGCTTATCGGCGCCTGCGCAGAGGAGCTAGCGAGCTCTCGCTCCTCCCGGGTCCCACGGTGGTGGTTGCCTCGGGCGGGAACGTCGGACAGAAGGCGGTCGCGTCCCTGCTCGACTGACGGACCTTCGACCGGGGGCAGCACGTGGTCGGCTGGGTCCTTCCGGGAGTGGTGAACCCGGTACTGCCGCCGACCGGAGGTGCGTTACGATGGGAGCGAGATGGACATCGCCCCGTTAGCCCTGGTCGTCCTCCTCGGGTACGGCCTGCTCATCGCGATCTCGCTGACCACCTGGACGGCTGTCGCCTATTTCAGGGAGGACGCCGAGGAGGCCGGCAAGCAACTGGAGCCCGCCGCGGCGCCCACCCGAACGCGGGCGCAGGTCAAGCGCGCCGTCAGCAACGATGAGGTGCGCGGCGCCCGCTCGAGGCGCGCCAGGAACGGCGCTGATCCCTTCTCCACGGGCGCGAAGTCGGCTGCCGTCGAAGGGGCCACCGCCTCCCGACCGGCCGCGGTTGCCTGGCAGCCGGAGGGTGTCCCCAAGAGGCCGCCGGCCAAGGAGGACTCTGACGAGGACGCCTTCGAGCGCTTCCTCAACTCCCGGTCCGATGATTTCGACCTGCGCTGAACGAGCGAATTGAGAGTCGGAAGCAGACAGGAACAACTCGAAGTACTGAACACCCTCGGGGAGGTGCTGAACCGCGAGCCGGAGTTCGAGCGGGCCCTCCCGGAGGCGCTGGAGCGGCTGGTGCGCCTCATGGGGCTCAGCACCGGCTGGGTGTTCCTGAGCAACACGAGCCAGGGCGACAGCCACCAGGGGAGCTTCTCACTGGCTGCGAGCACGGGATTGCCACCGGCGCTGGAGCGCGACGACAGGGAACCGCTCTGCAGCGGTAGCTGCGACTGCCAGGGCCTGCTGCGCAGGGGGAAGCTCGATCGAGGCGTGAACATGGTGACGTGCAGCCGGCTCGCCAAGGCCAGAGGCGACCGAGGCGGACTCGAACTCCACGCCAGTGTCCCGCTACTCGGGGCCCAGGGACCGGTTGGCATAGTCAATCTGGCCGCGCCCGGCGACACACGGTTCGAAGCGAGCACCCTCACCTTCCTGGCTGCCGTGGGCAAGCAGTTGGGGATCGCGTTCGAACGGAGCCGGCTGCAGGCCCGCAGGACCCGCGAGGCGCGCTACACGGCTACGCTCGAGGAGCGGGAGCGCATCGCTCGCCAGATGCACGATTCCCTCGCCCAGCTGCTCTTCGCGGCCGATCTCTCCCTGCAGGCGGCTCTTGACGAGCAGGGGGAGGACCCCTCCCCGTCGCTCGTACGGGCGGCGGAGGCGGTGGCGGGCGCTCTGGCCGACCTGCGCGGCCTGGTGGAGGTCCAACGACCGGCAGACCTCTCCAGCGGCCTGCTGCCGGCCCTCTCCCGGCTCGCCGAACGTACCGGCGGAGGATCAGTACGCGTTCATCTCGACAGCCAGCCGCTCGACGCCTTCGGCAGGGCCGCCGAGACGCTTTACCTGGTCGCTCAGGAAGCGGTAGGCAACGCGCTTCGGCACGGCGAGTGCACCAACATCTGGCTGCGGCTCGAGGCGGTCGAGGACAGGCTCCGCCTCACCGTCGCCGACGACGGGAAGGGGTTCGACCCGCACCGGGCGGCCGGCGGCCTCGGCCTGCAAGGGATGCACGACAGAACGAAGGGGGCCGGCGGCAGCTTCGCCATCGAGAGCGGGCAGGATGGCAGCCGGGTAGTGGCGGAGGTCCCATGGCGTACCGACTGATGCTGGTCGACGATCACCCGGTCGTAAGGCAAGGGCTCCGCTCCTTCCTCTCCCGTCAGGACGACCTCGAGATCGTCGCCGAGGCCGGTAGCCTGGCCGAAGCACGCGAGCGAGCGGCTCAGGTGAGCGGCGAACTCGACCTCGTCCTGCTCGACATCGAACTTCCCGACGGCAGCGGCCTCTCGCTCATCCGCGAGTTGCTGGACCAGCCGCACCCTCCCCGGGTGCTGGTCCTGACCTCCTTCCTCGAGCGCGAGTATGTGCGCGAGGCGCTGCGGCGCGGCGCGAACGGCTACCTCATCAAGCACGCGGGAACACAGGTGCTGCTCGACGGCGTCCGGGCGGTGCTGCGCGGCGAGATGCCGCTCGACCCCGCAGCGGCCAGGCTGCTCGCGCAAGACCGGAGCGATCCTGTCGCGGAGCTCACTCCCAGAGAGCGACAGGTACTGGAACTCCTGGCTGAAGGGCTTTCGAACCGCGACATTTCCCAACGGCTGAACGTGCGCGAGAAGACGGTCAAGTCGCACCTCGGGAACGTGTTCGCCAAGCTCGGTTTGCGCGACCGGACCCAGGCCGCGCTATGGGCTCGCGAGCACGGTTTGCAGACTACGCGTCGCTGAACTCCATGATCTCGTGCTGCGCGCGGCTGCGACTTTGGTCGCAGATGCAGCCCCGACCTCCGGCCGTTTCCGCCGGCTCCCCGATGAGCGACGCTGACGGCAGGAGGTTGGAAATGATCAGCGACTACACCATGTTCAAGCTAGCGACAGCCCGGGTGAACGACCTTCTGGCCCACGCGAACCGGCAGGGTCTTGTCCGGGGCCGCCGTCGGCAGAGGTGCGCTGCCGTACCCAAGGAGGCGGAGGGTGGCCCCAGGCCGGCAGGAGCGGCGAAGTGACGGCCCGCGAGTCTCCGGCGCAGTGGGGCGGACGGCCGGCTGCCGGCAGTGGCGCGCGGACCGCGCTGATTACCGGCGCCAGCAAGGGGTTGGGCTTCGCTCTCGCGCGATACCTCGCCTCGCGCCACTACCGGCTCGTCATAGACGCGCGCAGCGAGAGGGAGCTCTCCTCGGCGGCTGCCGAGCTTGCCGAGGTCACGACCGTCACCGCGGTCACCGGCGACGTCCGAGACGAGGCGCACCGGGCCGCACTCGTCGAAGCCGTCGGGGACGAACTCGACCTACTCGTCAACAACGCCTCGGATCTGGGGGTCACGCCGCTCCCCCCGCTCGTCCAGTACGACCTCGAGCGCTTCAGGCAGGTGTTCGAAGCTAACGTCTTCGCGCCGCTGGCGCTCGTTCAGGCGACCCTGCCCGCCCTGTTCAACGGCCACGGCCTGGTAGTGAACCTCTCCTCCGACGCGGCTCGCGGCGGCTATCCCGGCTGGGGCGCCTACGGAGCGAGCAAGGCAGCGCTCGACCTCGTCGGGCTCACTCTCGCCAACGAGCTGCAGGGGGTGACGGTAGTGAACGTGGATCCCGGCGACATGCGCACGGATATGCACCAGGCGGCCTTCCCCGGCGAAGACATCGGCGACCGGAAGTTGCCGCAGGAGACGCTGCCGTTCTGGGCCGGGCTATTCGAGCAGACCACGAATAGTTTGAACGGCAAACGCCTCGAGGCCCAGGCCGAGGTATGGGAGTCGGCGTGATGGCCTTCGCTACCGACCCTCGGGAAGCGCCGCGCCTGGCCACCAAAACTCCGGAGGAGCGGGGGCTTACTCGCGACGGCGTCCGACTCCTGGTGAGCGGCGCCAGCGGGCACCACCACGCCCTCTTCTCGGACCTGCCCGACCAGCTCGAGACCGGCGACCTACTGATCGTCAACAGGAGCGCTACTCTGCCCGCCTCGCTACCCGCGGTCGGCCGACTCGGCTCCTTCCGGTTGAACCTCTGCACCCGCTTCGGCGACAAATTGTGGCTTGCGGAGCCGCGCTGGTCCCGAGCACGCCCGGGCCCGCTACCGCTTGCGGATGGTGAGCTGGTGGAGGCCGGCGGGGCAGGCGCAACGATCCTCTCCACCTACCCGGGCATCCCCCGATTGCGCTTCGTCGATTTCCAGGGCGACTGGCAGGAGGCTGTAGGCCGTCAGGGCTCCCCGATCCGCTACGGTTACCTCTCGGAGGAGCCGGATCTTGGAGCCTACCAGACGATCTTCGGGGATCGCCCCGGGTCGGCGGAGATGCCGTCGGCCGGCAGACCGTTCACCGCGCGAACGCTCGAGGCGCTCGAGCGCCGTGGCGTCGAACTCGTCAGGGTGACGCTCCATACCGGGGTGAGTTCACTGGAGGCGGCCGACTTCCATGACACGGAACTCTTCCCCGAGCGCTTCGAGGTCGACAGTGAAGCCGCCCTAAGGCTCAACCGGGCAGCGTCCGGCGCAGGCCGGATCATCGCGATCGGCACCACCACGGTGAGGGCGCTGGTGAGCGCGTGGGACGGAGCACGCTTCCGCGCGGCACGCGGTCTCACCCGTGCCTACGTTCGTCGCGGGCGGTCGCTCCCGCCCATCGCCGGGCTTCTCACCGGTTTCCACGAGCCCAACTCGACTCACCTCGACATGCTCGAAGCCGTGGCCGGGCCGGACCTGCTGGAGTCGGGCTACCGGGAGGCGCTGAGGATGGGCTACCTGTGGCACGAGTTCGGGGACGTGCACCTGCTGCTGCCGGCCGCGTGTCCCTGACCTGCAGTAGAGAGTCGGGCGCCCTTCCGGACGCCCGACTCGATCTCTGCGGGGTGGATCAGGCCAGCGTCATCAGCTGGCGGTAGGCCTTCTCGGCCCGCTCGCGGATCTGTGAGGTGTCGGACTTCCCGGCCATCATCAGGTGCATGTTCATGTGTTGGTCCACGTCACCGAAGATCGAGTTGAGGATCTCGACCTCCTCGCGACTACGCAGAGTGGAGTCGTCACGGAAGGTCGTGGTGTAGGCGTACTCGAAGCGGCGCTCGTCGATCTTGCCGCCGAGGAAGCTCTCGAGCAGCTGGATGTAGGGCGCGAGATCGCTGCTGGCGCGCGGGTTCGTTGCCTGCTTCTCGCTCTGCGGCATCTTGCCGAAGCCCTGAGCGAGCGCCTCGGGGGTGATGTTCCAGTTGTCGACGTCGAACACGGGCTGGCCGTCGCGGAACAGGATCACCTGCGGGCTCTCGTGCTTGATACCGGTCTTCTCGGCCACCAGGTTCGAGGCGGCACGCGCCTCGACGACTCGGATGAGGCCCACGAACAGGTCCTCACGCGGCTCGAGCTCCTCCTGTACGAAGCCGAACCCCTGCATGGTCTTGTGGCAGGTCCCGGCCTTGAAGACGACGCTGGTGGGGTGCGCAGCGAGGAATTCGTTTACCTCTTCAGGGGTCGTGAGGTTGATGACTCGGTCTTTGAACATCTAGTCTCCTTATTTCGCTCCCACATTCTAGGAAACTTCGGGGAGCGCGGATGTTTCCTGACGCGTACCGCCGAGCGGACGCGTCGAGGGACGGACTCTCGGCCGCGGCCCAGGAAGACCGCGTCTGGATCTCGTTGACCGGTATAGGACCCGCTGGTAGACTTCAGTTTGCCCGGTGGATCGCACGCAGCCACGGGTTAGCGGCAGTCGCAGTCCGACCAGTTCTTGGAGAGGTGTCCGAGCGGTTTAAGGAGCACGCCTGGAAAGCGTGTGTGTGGGGCAACCTGCACCGAGGGTTCGAATCCCTCCCTCTCCGCCAGGAACGATCGAGCGCCCCGGTTCTCCGGCGGCGCTCCATTCGTCATGCGAGGGATGAAACCTCACAGGGCCCGTGTGCCATGCCGCTCGCCGGTGTTGAAGTAATGAATGTAATGCCGGATACATTACAGCAGTACCGCAGTTCGGCGGCGTGAGGGGGCGATAGCCTAGAAACTCCCATCTACACGTGGCTCAGGGTTGTTTCATGGCGGTTCGTCGGTGATAGGATGATGTGGTTTACAAGAGGGGATAAATCACCGCTTGGGGGCGGAGGTATTGTGAACCTTGTGGAATTGAGCGTCCTGGTACCCGAAGAACGCGTGGCCGAGTTCTACACAATGCTGGGGAACTGGTTGGCCGGCAACGTGGTGACGAACGGTGAC
Encoded proteins:
- the odhB gene encoding 2-oxoglutarate dehydrogenase complex dihydrolipoyllysine-residue succinyltransferase produces the protein MAVELKVPAVGESVSEVFIGTWLKKEGDAVAQDEPLVEVETDKATVEVPAPVAGKLTKVLKKQGESAQVEEVIAHIEEGAAGQAEPVRSSPQQADPARSAPQQAESPKSAPKQAEEPSAAARSAVESGVAAKGAPLVMPAARRLLDEHGLRAEEVEASGPGGRLLKEDVQRHLASAKSEAPATGSTRPAATENAPAPAAAGEREEEVVPMSPLRRRIAERLVEAQRNAALLTTFNEIDMSQVMQLRKEYREAFEKRYDVRLGFMSFFVKAAIDALKSIPQLNAEIRDQSIVYKNYYDIGVAVSTPKGLVVPVLRNAERMSFAEIESAIGDFGVRAQANRIAPEELQGGTFTISNGGVFGSLMSTPIVNPPQSGVLGMHTIQERPVAIDGKVEIRPMMYVALTYDHRIVDGREAVTFLKRIKEAIERPTRMLLEV
- a CDS encoding 2-oxoglutarate dehydrogenase E1 component; this encodes MSQADVTMNSSSLAFVEEMYAAYLDDPASVPEEWRTYFAGAANGQAAGNGFAGHFRLQPQFRPSSLFNAGARVLATPGQDDAAALQHRVDKLVRNYRVRGHRIAKINPLGRETIALPELDPAYYGFTDADMQRPVLADNMPAVHTLGELIEALKVTYTRSIGAQFMHIDNLQVRTWLQARMEQSRNRLDLSRDTQLRILTKLTDAEIFEEFIQKKFVGAKRFSLEGSESLIPLLDMAIEKAGNQGTSEVILAMAHRGRLNVLANIMGKSPRVIFREFEDLDPEMNRGRGDVKYHLGYSGDWLTSEGAKVHLSLCFNPSHLEFVNPVALGRTRAKQDRIGDEEREKALAILIHGDASFIGEGVVQESLNLSELPGYRIGGALHVIVNNQLGFTTGPEQGRSTTYASDIAKMLQSPIFHVNGEDPEAVAQTIELAMDFRREFRRDVVIDMYAYRRHGHNEGDEPAFTQPDMYRKIRERPTVRDGYLKRLLATGEIGSGEADRIVEQRREQLEQELSEARREDYRPHYSAGEGVWEPYRGGKDEDVPEVETGLPRAQVKSILERLSQVPDGFEANSKIVRLLGQRVEMARGERPFDWAAAEAVALGSLAEAGFRVRLTGQDSERGTFSHRHAVLHDVNGNGTYVPLQHLSETQAPVKIYNSPLSETGVLGFEYGYSLDWPDALVVWEAQYGDFNNAAQVIIDQFIASAEDKWGRLSGLVMLLPHGFEGSGPEHSSARLERFLQLCAEDNMQVVYPTTPAQHFHLLRRQALRPYRKPLVVMSPKSLLRHQRSVSTLEELADGAFRHVIPDDSVDQASARRVLLCSGKIYFELLAEREERGLEDVAIVRLEQIYPTPDGRLQEVLAGYRDDVPVVWVQEEPENMGAWRFLRIHWGHTLYGRPFWGVYRPPSASPATGSASSHRIEQAEIIRAAFETMAR
- a CDS encoding PfkB family carbohydrate kinase yields the protein MAHLVTLGELLVDFIAHEAGVPAGEATSWSALPGGAPANVAVGAARLGVPTSFLGKVGDDPFGRMLERALAAEGVETSGLRFEKGARTALAFVSLGDDGERSFHFYRHPSADMLYRPDEVDLEAVRQARVLHFGSISLIAEPSRSATLAAVEAAREAGVTVTFDPNLRLDLWPGADEALSGIFAAMGQAHVVKLSEEELEFVAGGVGETYARELARELDLLVITRAAKGALLIAGDTTQEVPAFETNVVDTTGAGDSFMAALVAGIVANPGIAEQPEALREVALRANACAAITVSSRGAIPALPHAERLVEFLAREHVTK
- a CDS encoding threonine/serine dehydratase; translated protein: MTVTIGAIREAAERIAGAIYPTPLIRLPLADEAEEVFVKAENLQRTGSFKLRGAYNFLASLTPAERDRGVVAHSSGNHAQGVACAARLLGIEATIVIPEGAPHLKVERTRAHGAAIVRCGNSSDERERVARELVESEGYILVPPFDHPLIVAGQGTVGLEIVQSLKGVRNVLVPVGGGGLSAGVATAIAALAPDARVIGVEPELAADAKESLEVGRPVSWSAEEVTRTMADGVRTQRIGDLNFEILRRLLAGVVTVSEEEIEETARWYLLEARLVVEPTGALSLAAYRRLRRGASELSLLPGPTVVVASGGNVGQKAVASLLD
- a CDS encoding GAF domain-containing sensor histidine kinase — protein: MRVGSRQEQLEVLNTLGEVLNREPEFERALPEALERLVRLMGLSTGWVFLSNTSQGDSHQGSFSLAASTGLPPALERDDREPLCSGSCDCQGLLRRGKLDRGVNMVTCSRLAKARGDRGGLELHASVPLLGAQGPVGIVNLAAPGDTRFEASTLTFLAAVGKQLGIAFERSRLQARRTREARYTATLEERERIARQMHDSLAQLLFAADLSLQAALDEQGEDPSPSLVRAAEAVAGALADLRGLVEVQRPADLSSGLLPALSRLAERTGGGSVRVHLDSQPLDAFGRAAETLYLVAQEAVGNALRHGECTNIWLRLEAVEDRLRLTVADDGKGFDPHRAAGGLGLQGMHDRTKGAGGSFAIESGQDGSRVVAEVPWRTD
- a CDS encoding response regulator transcription factor, translating into MAYRLMLVDDHPVVRQGLRSFLSRQDDLEIVAEAGSLAEARERAAQVSGELDLVLLDIELPDGSGLSLIRELLDQPHPPRVLVLTSFLEREYVREALRRGANGYLIKHAGTQVLLDGVRAVLRGEMPLDPAAARLLAQDRSDPVAELTPRERQVLELLAEGLSNRDISQRLNVREKTVKSHLGNVFAKLGLRDRTQAALWAREHGLQTTRR
- a CDS encoding SDR family oxidoreductase, with protein sequence MTARESPAQWGGRPAAGSGARTALITGASKGLGFALARYLASRHYRLVIDARSERELSSAAAELAEVTTVTAVTGDVRDEAHRAALVEAVGDELDLLVNNASDLGVTPLPPLVQYDLERFRQVFEANVFAPLALVQATLPALFNGHGLVVNLSSDAARGGYPGWGAYGASKAALDLVGLTLANELQGVTVVNVDPGDMRTDMHQAAFPGEDIGDRKLPQETLPFWAGLFEQTTNSLNGKRLEAQAEVWESA